From the genome of Pseudomonas bubulae:
GCCGATGCCATTGTGGTGCTGGGCTCGGGGCGTGAGCGGGGGGATCCGGCCTGGGGCAGCGATCAGCCCACCGGCATCGGTCTGGAGCGCCAGCGCTATGCTGCCCGACTGGCGAAGGCTTCGGGCTTGCCGGTGTTGACCACTGGCGGTTTGCACTACGGCTCGCCGCCCAGTGAGGCGCAGTTGATGGCGGATTCATTGCGTGATGATTTCGGCGTGCAAGTACGGTGGAAAGAAGAGCAAAGCCGCACAACGTGGGAAAACGCCAAAATGACCGCAGACATTCTGCTGCCGCTGGGGGTCAAGCGGGTGGTCGTGGTGACGCACGGCTGGCATATGTCGCGTTCGGTGTGGAGTTTTGAAAAGGCTGGTTTTGACGTGGTGCCTGCGCCGGTCGGTTTTTTCAGTGCCGACAATGCGCGACCGCTGGGGGGCTGGATGCCTGAGTACAAAGCGTTCTGGCAGTCCGGGCTATTGATCAATGAAGTGGTAGGGCAGATTGCCTATCCGTTGTTTTATCGCTGACCCATTAAGCAAAAGCCCCTCACCCTGGCCCTCTCCCGGAGGGAGAGGGGATTAAAGGCAAAAGCAGCTCTACGCAACACCACCTGTCAGCTCCCTCCTCCTCCGGGAGAGGGTTGGGGTGAGGGTAGAAGACGCAGAAGCACAAGGCTAGACCGTCTTGGCAATCCGGCTGGTGACCAGGGCCCAGCCAATCAGCAGGCTGCACAGGATGATCAGTGGCCATGAGCGCCATTGCAGGTAAGGCGTGAGGTTGTGCATGGGCACCACTTCGCCGTACAGGATGCCTTGCTCGAACTGGGGAATTTGCGTGGTGATTTGCCCAAACGGGTTAATCAATGCCGTGACGCCATTGTTGGTGGCCCGAATCATCCAGCGCCCGGCTTCCAGGGCACGCATCTGCGCCATTTGCAGGTGTTGCAGCGGCCCAATCGAGGTGCCGAACCAGGTGTCATTGCTGATGGTCAGCAGGATATCGCTCTGGGCAGCAAGCCCGGCCACGAAGTCCGGATACACCACTTCATAGCAAATCAATGGCGCGATTTGATAACCCTTGGCCTGCAACATGGCCTGGTCCGCCGGGCCGCGGGCAAAGTCCGACATTGGCAGATCAAAAAATGCGATCAGGCCGCGCAGTACATCCTGCAGCGGCACATATTCGCCAAATGGCACCAGCTTCTGTTTCAGGTAAACACCATCGCCCTCGCCCACAGCGGTGATGCCGTTGAAGTAGCGCGGTTCATGTCGCACTTCCTGGCGGATCGGCACGCCGGTAATCAGCGCTGAGTTACGATCGGCGGCAAACCGGCCCATCATGCTCAAAAAGCCTTCAGCGTTCTCTTTGAGGACAGGGACAGCGGTTTCCGGCCAAACGATCAGGTCGACACGTTTGGAACTGAAGGTCATGTCACGGTAAAGGGCCAGCTGTGCATTGACCTGGGCCGGGTCCCATTTCATGCTTTGTTCGATATTGCCCTGGATCGCCGCCACGCTCAGCGGGTCACCTGAAGGGCTGGTCCAGGCGTGGTGCTTGAGGGCCTGGCCGACGGCCCAGGGGCCGATCAGCAAGACCACCCCTGCGGCGACAAAAGCCTTGCGTCTGGCCTTGATCAGGCGTGGCAAATTGCACAGCAGGGCTGCGGTCAGGGCCAGAGTGAAAGACACCAGCCACATGCCGCCCAACGGTGCGAGCCCGGCCAAAGGGCCGTCCAGCTGGCTGTAACCGGAATACAGCCATGGGAAACCGGTGAGGAACCAGCCGCGGAACGCCTCTTGAGCAACCCATAGCGCAGCAAATGCCAGGGTATCGGCCAACGGCGCTTCATTGCGACGGATCCAGCGCGCCCACACCCAGGCGGGCAGGGCAAAGAACCAGGCGATGGCTGCCGTGAACAACAACATCAGGAAACCGGCCAGCAGCACCGAAGCGCCGCCGAAGTGGTGGATGCTGTAGTAGATCCAGCTGGTGCCCGCGCCAAACAGGCCAAAACCGAAACACCAGCCTCGGCCCAGCGCCTGTTTTGGTGACAGGTCGCGCAAACCGAGATAGAACAGGGCCAGGGCAACCAGTGCCAATGGCCAGATATCGAAGGGGGCCAACGCCAGGGTTGTCAGTGCGCCGGCCACCACGGCCAGCAAGTTACCGGGCCAGCCGGGGGAGGTTATCCAGCGCATTTCAATCCTTGGTATTGAGATTTAGCGGGCAATAGGCGTGAGACGAATCAGATGGATCCGGCGGCTGTCAGCATTGAGGATGCGGAAGCGGTAGGGGCCGATTTCAGTGGTTTCGTTGCGTTTGGGCAAGTGCCCGAATGCGCTCATGACCAGGCCGCCCACGGTGTCGAACTCGTCGTCGGAGAATTCGGTGTCGAAGAACTCGTTGAAGTTCTCGATCGGGGTCAGGGCCTTGATCAGGAAGTCACCGCTGGGCAACGGCTTGATGTAGCTGTCTTCTTCGACGTCGTGCTCGTCTTCGATGTCGCCGACGATCTGCTCGAGAACGTCTTCAATCGTCACCAGACCCGCCACGCCGCCGTATTCGTCAATCACGATGGCCATGTGGTTGTGGTTGGCGCGGAACTCGCGCAACAACACGTTAAGGCGCTTGGACTCGGGGACAAATGTCGCCGGACGCAGCAAATCCTTGATGTTGTACTTGTCGCCGTTCTCTTGAAGGATCAGCGGCAGCAGGTCTTTGGCCAGGAGGACGCCAAGGACGTCGTCGTGGCTTTCGCCGATCACCGGGTAGCGCGAGTGCGCCGCGTCAATGATCGCCGGGAGAAATTCGCGGGGGGTCTGGGTTGCCTTGATGCTGATCATCTGCGAGCGAGGAACCATGATGTCCCGTACCTGCAGGTCAGCCACTTGAATGGCACCTTCGACGATGGCCAGCGCTTCACTGTCCAAAAGTTTGTTCTGGTGTGCTTCGCGCAGCAGCTCAAGCAGCTCCTGGCGGTTTTTCGGCTC
Proteins encoded in this window:
- a CDS encoding YdcF family protein, whose product is MPIRYFLKQLLLPPGIFLLLLALAWWLRRSRPRVAGVLFALGLGGFWLMSLPIMVEWGARVLEREPPLAQSEWSTLAARADAIVVLGSGRERGDPAWGSDQPTGIGLERQRYAARLAKASGLPVLTTGGLHYGSPPSEAQLMADSLRDDFGVQVRWKEEQSRTTWENAKMTADILLPLGVKRVVVVTHGWHMSRSVWSFEKAGFDVVPAPVGFFSADNARPLGGWMPEYKAFWQSGLLINEVVGQIAYPLFYR
- the lnt gene encoding apolipoprotein N-acyltransferase; this translates as MRWITSPGWPGNLLAVVAGALTTLALAPFDIWPLALVALALFYLGLRDLSPKQALGRGWCFGFGLFGAGTSWIYYSIHHFGGASVLLAGFLMLLFTAAIAWFFALPAWVWARWIRRNEAPLADTLAFAALWVAQEAFRGWFLTGFPWLYSGYSQLDGPLAGLAPLGGMWLVSFTLALTAALLCNLPRLIKARRKAFVAAGVVLLIGPWAVGQALKHHAWTSPSGDPLSVAAIQGNIEQSMKWDPAQVNAQLALYRDMTFSSKRVDLIVWPETAVPVLKENAEGFLSMMGRFAADRNSALITGVPIRQEVRHEPRYFNGITAVGEGDGVYLKQKLVPFGEYVPLQDVLRGLIAFFDLPMSDFARGPADQAMLQAKGYQIAPLICYEVVYPDFVAGLAAQSDILLTISNDTWFGTSIGPLQHLQMAQMRALEAGRWMIRATNNGVTALINPFGQITTQIPQFEQGILYGEVVPMHNLTPYLQWRSWPLIILCSLLIGWALVTSRIAKTV
- a CDS encoding HlyC/CorC family transporter yields the protein MSEDRSSNGQKSWLGKLTQAFAHEPKNRQELLELLREAHQNKLLDSEALAIVEGAIQVADLQVRDIMVPRSQMISIKATQTPREFLPAIIDAAHSRYPVIGESHDDVLGVLLAKDLLPLILQENGDKYNIKDLLRPATFVPESKRLNVLLREFRANHNHMAIVIDEYGGVAGLVTIEDVLEQIVGDIEDEHDVEEDSYIKPLPSGDFLIKALTPIENFNEFFDTEFSDDEFDTVGGLVMSAFGHLPKRNETTEIGPYRFRILNADSRRIHLIRLTPIAR